Sequence from the Bacillota bacterium genome:
GAAGCTCACCTATTCCGTCCTTACAGTCATCGCCGGCTCCCTGACTCCACAGTTCACAGATGAGAAACACGTATTTACGGTCCCTAGCCTAGACAACACCTACCATGATAAGGATGTCAGCCTGCTCAGTCCAATCAGTATATGGGCAACCAACAATGGCCCAGGGAGTGTAGAACTAAGACTATTCACTTCACCAGACGGCAGCAACTTTGCCCCCGACGGCCCGGTCATCCCGCTTTTCGCCAATGAGACAACAAGCCTAGTCGCAGCTGTGTTCTCGCGCTTCGTGAGAACAACCATAACTAGTGTGGACATCAGGCCGGCTACCATCACACTCCATTACCAAGGTCACATCGGGTAGTAATCCGCACACGACAGAAAAAAGCACTCCCTTGCCAGCAGGCAAGGGAGTGCTGTTACTGCATTTATACCCAAACTGAAAATCGCAGCTACTTAATCTCAAACCGTGCGGTGAAGAAACGGAGAGACGGTGCTTCGTAGGTAAACCTGAGGCCGCGAATGGTGTCACGTTTCTCGTAAAGAGAAATTACGGCATCGGCCACGACGTCCATGTGGGCGTAAGTATAGACACGCCGCGGTATGGTGAGCCTGACTAGCTCTAGCTTGGGGTAGCGATGGTTGCCTAGCTCATCACGCCCGGCAGAGATGATACCCCGCTCCATGCTGCGCACGCCAGACTCTAGGTAGAGGTGAGCGGCGAGCGTCTGCGCCGGAAACTCATCTTGAGCAAGATGCGGCAAAAAGCGTTTAGCATCTAGATAGACTGCATGCCCGCCAATGGGCAGGACAATCGGTATGCCTGCTTCCTTTAGTCGCTCACCCAAGTAACGCACCTGCTCTACCCTGTGTTCAAGGTAGGGGTAGTCTATGGCTTCGTAAATTCCACGGGCCATAGCGGCCATGTCGCGCCCTGCCATGCCGCCATAGGAAGGCATGCCTTCGAAAACGACAACCAGTTCACACGCCTTAACATAGAGATCATGCTCATTTAGGGCCAAAAAGCCACCGATGTTGACCAGACAATCTTTCTTACCGCTCATGGTGCAGCCATCAGCATAGCTCATCATCTCATTGACGATGTCCTTGATGCTCTTGTTGGCGTAGCCTAACTCGCGCCTCTTGATAAAGTAGGCGTTCTCCATGCAGCGGGTGGCATCCTGGAATATTTTAATGCCATGACGGAGCGAGAACTCGCGCACCTCACGCATATTCTGCATGCTGACAGGTTGACCACCCGCTAGATTGACGGTCGTCGCTAAGCAAATGTAGGGTATTTTCGCTGCGCCCACTTCACTTACTAACTTCTCTAGCTTGGCGATGTCAATATTGCCTTTAAAAGGATGGTCAATTTGCGAGTCATGGGCTTCATCAATAACGACATCCACAAATTTGCCACCATTAGCTTCTTGGTGGTAGCGCGTGGTGGTGAAGTACATATTGCCTGGCACATAGTCGCCCGGCTTTATCATGATGCGCGACAAGATGTTCTCGGCGCCGCGACCCTGATGGGTAGGCACCACGTACTTAAAGCCATAAACCTCTTGCACGGCCTTCTCTAGCTGAAAGAAATTCTTACTACCCGCATAGGCTTCATCGCCCTGCATCATGGCTCCCCACTGCGCGTCGCTCATGGCAGTGGTACCGCTGTCGGTGAGCAGATCTATGTAGACCTTCTCCGATTGGATGAGGAAGGTGTTGTACCCAGCGCGGATGATCTCTTCTTCCCTCTCTGCTTGACTGGTCATAGTTACCGGCTCGACGACTTTAATTCTGAATGGTTCGGGGGGATAGTTTCTCATAGTTAGCCTCCTCTGTGCTTAAATACACTTCGTATTCTACCATAAACTCGGGCCGTAGAGGCAAATTATG
This genomic interval carries:
- a CDS encoding tyrosine phenol-lyase, producing MRNYPPEPFRIKVVEPVTMTSQAEREEEIIRAGYNTFLIQSEKVYIDLLTDSGTTAMSDAQWGAMMQGDEAYAGSKNFFQLEKAVQEVYGFKYVVPTHQGRGAENILSRIMIKPGDYVPGNMYFTTTRYHQEANGGKFVDVVIDEAHDSQIDHPFKGNIDIAKLEKLVSEVGAAKIPYICLATTVNLAGGQPVSMQNMREVREFSLRHGIKIFQDATRCMENAYFIKRRELGYANKSIKDIVNEMMSYADGCTMSGKKDCLVNIGGFLALNEHDLYVKACELVVVFEGMPSYGGMAGRDMAAMARGIYEAIDYPYLEHRVEQVRYLGERLKEAGIPIVLPIGGHAVYLDAKRFLPHLAQDEFPAQTLAAHLYLESGVRSMERGIISAGRDELGNHRYPKLELVRLTIPRRVYTYAHMDVVADAVISLYEKRDTIRGLRFTYEAPSLRFFTARFEIK